The sequence CATCGAAACGCTGGGTGATTGCACGTAGGGCGGCATCGCCGCCGGCGCGTACTTCGGCAATCAGGTCGGCCACGGCCTGGCGGGTCTGCGCGGCCACGGTCTGCACCGGGCGGGTCAGCGCGGCGGCCTGCTCATCCGGGGAAAGTTGGTTCCAGATCAGGGTGTTCATGCCAGCGACTTCTCCACGGCCAGCACCATCAGGCCCGAAGCCCCGGCGCGCTCGATCTCTTCCAGCTGCTGCCAGCTCAGGCCGGTCCCGCACATGGCCTGCAGGCGCAGGGAATCAGCGCCGCCGGGCAGGCGCACCACGTCGGCGCTGGCCGGCAGCAGCGCGGTGATCGCCGGCAGCCTGTCCTCGGCGGCGTTGAACATCAGCAGCTTCTGCTCGCGGGTGGCGTTGATGCCGTCCAGGCGGCGCAGCAGCATCGCCATCAGGTTGGCACGGCTGTCGTTGAGCTCGCGTACCGGACCGGCCAGCACCGCGGTCGATTCCATCAGCACTTCCACCGGCTTGAGCTGGTTGGCGCGCAGGGTCGCACCGGAGGACACCAGGTCGGCGATCAGGTCGGCCGTGCCCAGGCGCGGGGCGATTTCCACCGAACCGGACAGCTCGACCACGTCGGCGGCGATGCCTCGCTCGGCCAGCCAGGCGGTGAGGATGGCCGGGTAGCTGGTGGCAATGCGCTTGCCCTGCAGCATTTCCACGCCGGTCCACTCCCACTCCTCGGGAATGCCGAGCATGAGCCGGCACTCACCGAAGCCCAGTTCGCGCAGCGGGCGGTAGGCATCGGGCAGGCCGATCTGGCGACGCGCCTTGGCCTGCTCGTCGAGCTCGTTGAAGCCGACGATGCCGAGGTCGCAAACGCCATCGGCGATAAGGCCGGGGATGTCGTCATCGCGCACCAGCAGCAGGTCCACCGGCAACGATTCACCGAAGCAGAACAGCTTGTCGCGCGATTCGCGCCAGCTCAGCCCGCAGGCGGTCAGCAGGGCACGGGCCGGGTCGGCCAGGCGGCCCTTCTTCTGGATGGCAATGCGGAGGCGATCACGCGCCGGCGCGGCAGGGGTCGGGGACATGGGAACTCTCTGAAGAAAAAGGATTCAGCGCGCGGGAAGGCGTTCGATGGCCACGGCATAGCCGCCATGACCGGACTCCAGGGTGCGCGCCACGCGGCCGGTGGTGGTCACGCTGACCCCGGTGCGTTGATGGATGTCGCGATACGGCACGCCGTCGAGCAGCAACGGCACCACCCGCCAGCGGTCGACCATCGCTTCCAGCTCGGCCGGGGTGCACAGGTCGCGCAGGAACGCGATGCGTTCCTCGTCGGACACCAGCGTTCCGAGTGCCTGCACCAGGGGCAGCAGGGCTTCATCGGTCAGGCGCGGCAGGGGGGAAAGCGGACGGGGTTTCATGCGTATCAATGTAATAGCGTGCTGTTACATTACGCCGCGATGCAGCAATCGTCAATCGCCGCGGGGCTTCCCGGGACCGGGATTCAGCCGGCAGCGGGTCCGCGCGCTCCGGCGCTTGCTGATTGGGGTCAATGTCGCCGGCACCACAGGACTGGAATACTCGGCTTGCGTGGCGGGAGCCCATGCCCGCTGGTGCCGGGCAAGCCCGCCCCCACCGGCAACTTCCACTGGAGACAGCGATGAGCAGCATCGGCGCACCCCTTTTCCATCCGTTCCCGCCCCAGTCGGGGAACTGGCCGCTGGCCTGCCTGCCCGCTGCCGCTGCCATCAAGGCCGGCTGATGCAGCGCCTGATTCTCGCCGTCCCCGGCAACGAGACGTTCGCCGCGCAGCTGGTCGCAGCCACCGGTGCCGGGCACGGCCGTATCGAGGCCCGCCGCTTCCCCGATGGGGAGCATTACGTGCGCCTGCACGCCGACGTCGCCGGCAAGGTGGTCGACCTGGTCTGCACCCTCGCCCGCCCGGACGGGAACCTCACCACCCTGCTGTTCGCCGCCGACTGCGCGCGCGAACTTGGCGCGGCCGAAGTCAACCTGGTCGCACCGTACCTGGCCTACATGCGCCAGGACATCCGCTTCCAGCCCGGCGAGGCCGTCACCTCGCGAACCTTCGCACCCTGCTCTCGGCCCACTTCGATGCGCTGCTGACCGCCGACCCGCACCTGCACCGGCATCCGACGCTGGCGGCGATCTACACGATCCCGACCACGACCCTGCATGCCGCCCCGCTGCTGGCCGGGTGGATCGATGCCAACGTCCCGCGGCCATTGATCGTGGGCCCGGACGAGGAGAGCGAGCAGTGGGCCGGTGCCATCGCCGCCCACATCGGCGCCCCGCACACGGTCCTGCGCAAGGTCCGCAGTGGCGACCGCGACGTGGCCATCGCGCTGCCCGACTTGCGCCACTTCCGCGACCGCACCCCGGTGGTGGTCGACGACATCGCCTCCTCCGGCCGCACCCTGCTGGTGGCGGGCCGCCAGCTGATCGAACAGGGCCTGCCCACGCCCGAATGCGTGGTCGTCCACGCCCTGCTCGATGGCGAGGCACACGCGGAGCTTCTGCGGGTGTTCAGCCGGTTCACCTCCACCGATTCGGTGCCGCACCCGAGCAACCGCATCGCGCTGGCGCCACTGTTCGCCCGCGCTCCGCTCGAGGGCCAGCGGGGTTCACCCCCGTTTTCACGGACACTTGCAAGAAGGCCGATCCAGGCCATGAGGAGTGTTCATGTCGAAGCGAAGGAAGTTCAGCGCCGAGTTCAAGCGCGGCGCGGTTGAGCAGGCCAGCCAGCCGTGTGTGAGCTGTGCCCAGGTGGCCCGGGAGCTGGGGATCCGCGACACCCTGCTGACCCGCTGTAAGCGGGAGGCGCAGAGCCAGGGCAACACCTCCTTCGGCGGCACCGGCACGCCGCGGGACGAGGAACTGGCCCGGCTGAAGCGCGAGTTGGCCCGGATCAAGAAGGAACGGGATTTTTTGCGAGAAGCGGCGACGTTCTTTGCCAAGGGATCATCCTGAGGTATCAGGTGATCGAACGTTGCCGCGACGAGTTTCCGGTTCGACTGATGTGCCGTTGCCTGCGGGTGTCGGCCAGCGGTTACTACGACTGGAGCAAGCGCTTGCCCAGCGCCCGACAGCGCGACAACCAGCGCTTGGCCGTGCGCATCCGCGAGATGCACGAAGACAGCCGGGGCACTCTGGGCGCCGGGCGCATGCACGAAGACCTGGCCGACCAAGGCGAGAGCGCCAGCTTGAACCGGGTGGCGCGCCTGATGGCGGTCGAGGGCCTGCAGGGGTGGCCGCGTCCCAAGCGGCGTGGCCAGCGCGGCCAGCCGGCGCTGACGCCCCCGGGCGTGCGCAACCTGCTGGAGCGAGACTTCACCGCGCTGGAGCCGGAGACCAAGTGGGTCACCGACATCACCGAGATCAAGACCGGCCAAGGCAAGCTGTATCTGTGCATCGTGCTGGATTTGTTCGACCAGCGGGTGGTCGGCTGGTCGATGCATTACCGGCAGGACCGGCACATGGTGATCCGGGCGGTGCAGATGGCGGTCTGGCAGCGGCAAGGCAGCGGCCCGGTGATCCTGCATTCCGATCGCGGCAGTCAATTTCGAAGCGGCGACTACCAGCGGTATCTGGCGGCCAACGGTCTGGTGTGTTCGATGAGCGCGGTGGGTCACTGCGGCGACAACGCCGCCTGCGAAGGGTTCTTCGGAATGCTCAAGCGCGAACGCGTCTACCGCATGACGTACCCGACACTCGATGCGGCAAGGACTGATGTGTTCGAATACGTCGAGCGGTTCCACAACCCAAGGATGCGGCGACGGGTCGCCAGGCACGATCGGAAGTTCCAAGCTCTTTCACAACCGTCCGTGATTTCGGGGTAGAACCCCTTTGGTGCTGTACGAACCCGATCATCGACCCAGCCCAAGTCCTTGAATCCGGGTGTCGCCTTAACGCGTGACACTTGCGTTTAGCTTGAGAGCCAACCGCAGCCCGGCATTCGGGCCTTTGCAGGTTTCCAACTAGCAAAGCATTCCAGTTCGACTGGAGCTGCCTGTGCGCCTTTCTCGGGAGCTACCCCAGAATGCTGCTGGAGGTCGGCCACGCACAGGCCGCCCCTTTGATTTCCTGTTAAATCATGCCTGATCGTGTTAAATCCAGTAAAATCTCCTTCTTGTACACAAGACTGCTACGAATCCATTGCCATGTCCGACCGTTGGCTGAGCGTCGAAGAAATCACCGAACACCTCGGGGTCAGCAAGGACACCGTCTACGCCTGGATCGCCAAGCGCAACATGCCCGCCCATAAAGTGGGGAGGCTCTGGAAATTCCAGAAAGCGGAAGTCGACGCCTGGGTCAAGGCCGGCGGAGCCAGCGACAGTGACGATGCCCGGCAGGAGCGCGATGATGGTTGAGCGCTACCGCCTATCTTTCACCACAGGCGGTCTGTTCCTGCTCGAAGCCCCGGCGATTGCAGCGCACTACCTGACCACACAGGACTGGGAACAAACACGTTCGCATGTGCGTAGCGGGAACGTGCTGCAGGTCAGGACGGCTACCGCGTCCACCCGCATCAGCAAAGAGTTGATCGCGCGTCTTGAACTACTCGACTTTGAAGAGTTGGAAGTCCTAATCGACTCCAACTTGCGAGACCGCGCCTATCTGCTCTGGGTCGCTGCCTGCCGGCGCTACGCCTTTGTCCGTGACTTTGCCAGGGAAGTACTGCGGGAGAACCTTCTCGTTCTGCGACGTCAGTTGAGCGCGGCCGACTACGAGGCTTTCGTCAGCGCCAAAGCACTCTGGCATGACGAACTGGACGAATTGGCACCGTCCACCCAACGCAAGCTTAGGCAGAACCTGTTTCGCATGTTGCGCGAGGCTGAATTGGTCTCCGAGCAATTGCTGATCCAGCCAACGGTACTGACTCCACAGCTCGCTCTGCTGCTGGCTCGGCGGGGTGTCGATGAGCTTCTGGTGTTCCCGGCAAGTGACCAAGAGATCAAGAGGTGGCTGAAATGATCCAGAAGATCAGCCAGCAGCCGCTGGCAAAACGCTTCGACCATTTGCGCGAGGTCATTGCCAGTCCTCGATTCCTGCAAATGCGAGGGTTGAACAACGACCTGCCCTTTTACATCTGCGAGTTCAAGGCATCAGAGGCCTTCGAGATCCAGCGCATGCGTCGCCAGTTGGTCAACACATTGGCAGGCCTGCAGGTGGAATGCCTGCAGGGCCGGGGCGTCAAGGTACTGGAGATCAACCTCTACGACCTGACCATCGACATGCTCAAGGCGCGTGAAGGCAGCAGTGAGGGCAGCAATCTGTGGGATGAGATTCTTGCTGCCGAGCCGGAGGTCGAGAAAGAAGCCTTGCAAGAGCTGTTGCAGAACGTCATGGACATCAAGGGGCATCTGATCCCGCAGATCGGCGAGCGACTGGCGCAAAGTGACTACGACGTGCTGTTCCTCAGCGGGGTCGGTGAAGTCTTCCCCTATATCCGCTCGCACAACGTGCTGAACAACCTGCAGAGCACTGCCAAGGAGAAGCCCACCGTGATGTTCTTTCCGGGGGAGTACCGCCACTCGCTGGAACAAGGGGCGTCCCTGGAGTTGTTCGGGCTGCTGCACGACGACAAGTACTACCGCGCATTCAATATTTTCGACATCCAGGCGTGAGGAAACACCCGATGGAACTCAAAGGCATTTTCAAGCGCCCGGTCAGCCGCCCGATCGAAGGCGTCATCAAGGCAGACGATGAGGCCAGCCTGTACACCGAGCTCAGCGAGTACGTGCTGACCGACGAAGTCGCCAAGCGCCTCGAACACTTTCTCGATGCCTACACTGACTATCAGGTTGCCAACGGCGTGTGGGTATCTGGCTTCTTCGGCTCGGGCAAGTCGCATCTGCTGAAAATGCTGGCCTTGCTGCTGGAAAACCGTGAGGTCGGCGGCAGCACTGCACTGGATCTGTTTCTGCCCAAGATCCCTCAGGACGATGAACTGCTGCGCGCCAAGCTGAAGCAGGCCGTCGCCATTCCATCCAAAAGCATTCTGTTCAACATCGACCAGAAGGCCGACATCATCAGCAAGACCCAAGTCGATGCGCTGCTGTCGGTGTTCGTCAAGGTGTTCAACGAAACCTGCGGCTACTACGGCAAGCAGGGCTACATCGCGCAGTTCGAGCGCGACCTGGACGGGCGTAGCCAGTTCCAAGCGTTCAAGGCGGCCTACCAGGACCTGGCCAACAAGCCGTGGGAACGCGGCCGGGAACAGGCGTTGCTTGAATCCGGCAACATCACCAAAGCCTACGCTGAGGTCACCGGCGAAGACGCCGCGCATGCCAAGGGCATCCTGGACAAGTACCGCAGCCAGTACAGCGTGTCCA is a genomic window of Stenotrophomonas sp. Marseille-Q4652 containing:
- the hisG gene encoding ATP phosphoribosyltransferase, which produces MSPTPAAPARDRLRIAIQKKGRLADPARALLTACGLSWRESRDKLFCFGESLPVDLLLVRDDDIPGLIADGVCDLGIVGFNELDEQAKARRQIGLPDAYRPLRELGFGECRLMLGIPEEWEWTGVEMLQGKRIATSYPAILTAWLAERGIAADVVELSGSVEIAPRLGTADLIADLVSSGATLRANQLKPVEVLMESTAVLAGPVRELNDSRANLMAMLLRRLDGINATREQKLLMFNAAEDRLPAITALLPASADVVRLPGGADSLRLQAMCGTGLSWQQLEEIERAGASGLMVLAVEKSLA
- a CDS encoding YerC/YecD family TrpR-related protein; the protein is MKPRPLSPLPRLTDEALLPLVQALGTLVSDEERIAFLRDLCTPAELEAMVDRWRVVPLLLDGVPYRDIHQRTGVSVTTTGRVARTLESGHGGYAVAIERLPAR
- a CDS encoding ribose-phosphate pyrophosphokinase-like domain-containing protein, with product MQRLILAVPGNETFAAQLVAATGAGHGRIEARRFPDGEHYVRLHADVAGKVVDLVCTLARPDGNLTTLLFAADCARELGAAEVNLVAPYLAYMRQDIRFQPGEAVTSRTFAPCSRPTSMRC
- a CDS encoding phosphoribosyltransferase family protein produces the protein MDANVPRPLIVGPDEESEQWAGAIAAHIGAPHTVLRKVRSGDRDVAIALPDLRHFRDRTPVVVDDIASSGRTLLVAGRQLIEQGLPTPECVVVHALLDGEAHAELLRVFSRFTSTDSVPHPSNRIALAPLFARAPLEGQRGSPPFSRTLARRPIQAMRSVHVEAKEVQRRVQARRG
- a CDS encoding IS3 family transposase (programmed frameshift), producing the protein MSKRRKFSAEFKRGAVEQASQPCVSCAQVARELGIRDTLLTRCKREAQSQGNTSFGGTGTPRDEELARLKRELARIKKERGFFARSGDVLCQGIILRYQVIERCRDEFPVRLMCRCLRVSASGYYDWSKRLPSARQRDNQRLAVRIREMHEDSRGTLGAGRMHEDLADQGESASLNRVARLMAVEGLQGWPRPKRRGQRGQPALTPPGVRNLLERDFTALEPETKWVTDITEIKTGQGKLYLCIVLDLFDQRVVGWSMHYRQDRHMVIRAVQMAVWQRQGSGPVILHSDRGSQFRSGDYQRYLAANGLVCSMSAVGHCGDNAACEGFFGMLKRERVYRMTYPTLDAARTDVFEYVERFHNPRMRRRVARHDRKFQALSQPSVISG
- a CDS encoding helix-turn-helix domain-containing protein yields the protein MSDRWLSVEEITEHLGVSKDTVYAWIAKRNMPAHKVGRLWKFQKAEVDAWVKAGGASDSDDARQERDDG
- a CDS encoding DUF1819 family protein — encoded protein: MVERYRLSFTTGGLFLLEAPAIAAHYLTTQDWEQTRSHVRSGNVLQVRTATASTRISKELIARLELLDFEELEVLIDSNLRDRAYLLWVAACRRYAFVRDFAREVLRENLLVLRRQLSAADYEAFVSAKALWHDELDELAPSTQRKLRQNLFRMLREAELVSEQLLIQPTVLTPQLALLLARRGVDELLVFPASDQEIKRWLK
- a CDS encoding DUF1788 domain-containing protein translates to MIQKISQQPLAKRFDHLREVIASPRFLQMRGLNNDLPFYICEFKASEAFEIQRMRRQLVNTLAGLQVECLQGRGVKVLEINLYDLTIDMLKAREGSSEGSNLWDEILAAEPEVEKEALQELLQNVMDIKGHLIPQIGERLAQSDYDVLFLSGVGEVFPYIRSHNVLNNLQSTAKEKPTVMFFPGEYRHSLEQGASLELFGLLHDDKYYRAFNIFDIQA